A genome region from Anopheles stephensi strain Indian chromosome 2, UCI_ANSTEP_V1.0, whole genome shotgun sequence includes the following:
- the LOC118505934 gene encoding LIM domain kinase 1 isoform X1, whose product MGENGAKGKSGTTACASCYNAIEPERHVAAVGQLWHAECFRCSVCDARLSSWYFEKDGLLFCRDDHWSKFGDCCQQCSQFISGPAMFAGDHKFHPECFRCELCKVFIGDRESYALLERSKLYCGVCYKHQQKTLEVNHNEAIVSPSKERQKKLPHSIRLVEIPWSGNRSDRIRLATDEKLFGATGKGVANGCKSVRISEVFCTAYGQIGKYIFSCINTALDSCCGLLHFRVTLNPDLMPLRVGDKVLEVNGTPVRDVPLESLQNLIEASTGKALQLTVEHDPDIIEQSMADVKGGEGILSASYGGVSKGASDAANNNEDDEGTRSLSPSKLERIFKKKDEGYMSGSSRKLQKRLKDVNCNTATNSLKEKERSSSMSRLLDEHRTMATGGEFYDLSRTKSFRVEPKAARIFRASDLVQGELLGKGFFGQVFKVTHRVTQEVMVLKELYRVDEEAQKNFLKEVAVLRSLSHHNVLRFIGVLYKDKKLHLVTEFIPGGSLKELIHDSGQPLSWEQRISFARDISCGMSYLHSMNIIHRDLNSLNCLVRENGTVIVADFGLARIIKQPLISTTAYEKCTAPPPPSGNGTIGRRGRPRRQRYTVVGNPYWMAPEMMRGNKYDEKVDIFSFGIMLCEIIGRVQADPDYLPRLPDFGLNEQVFREKFCGQCPEPFYKIAFLCCDLNPDKRPPFHVLQGWLETMATVVALQRPIPVRIIDEIENFKELQSTESSLCTTPDGLSTPPPPPSSAGGYSLKPSLSRKRICEGQEDDHAERQHRMTDVQTTTMSLDVVDGVCNVPVDSSNVRVSCAGAAVVPPEAGTDATAAVATAAGPGFIVVDFNDIPKSPHLGKDFSANGDRIRDSIRAKRRQRMMLSRENQRKSLDSSLLAARIGGPDRLTDMSNAMDDGSASEPISLIMTSEMIAKDASAVAAAANVTERPSTEQVLASVKDSLERNKDATRVDSPFLDGQLVQQKTKHYGEKGFIIHVQNGHLTLNNVRDLENCSDFDSSCDTSLNYMEANGNRVDGDACESIPPKAAEPLCQAPLVDKPATDREKEMFSPGERKKCEKENIALDAESKPVESKKNFTSLKAISPLASILPESNSPSVGAPLDVSVLAAKKEEKSISSSAQKAVQYTRRLFRVAEPSATAGVPSSSKQSNDIPASMQRSSVTVGSKPGGKVSVHVRTTSSERSIFSTKQKISPTSDPEPQTGFGGTSGTATTLVNDLASVDRPGKSNTVRSSVQTMVHSYKSKPNEPADGVHKGHTARLASGKRTSSVVGKSSSSSRADSAVCVDEMIRSADKPPISCTGGAGVHSASLLKLTKGRTYRPVERMTVHYNEIRANSGAKERYTSTLSPTVGSSGSNSRPESPSQPGPNGARSLIGGVSNGSRSNGILSPASIRRLNARLLEARKVNNTLAQDHHPAVGALKGKGCIGPMLSLQGATKGPGMARKVPLSPSSPVRGTVVHGSSVAGCGRERKVLSPTALVKVPK is encoded by the exons atGGGCGAAAACGGGGCAAaag GGAAATCAGGCACTACTGCATGTGCTAGCTGCTATAACGCGATAGAACCGGAACGACATGTGGCAGCCGTTGGTCAGCTGTGGCACGCGGAATGCTTTAG GTGTTCGGTTTGCGATGCACGACTGTCGAGTTGGTATTTCGAGAAGGATGGTCTACTGTTCTGCCGGGATGATCATTGGTCAAAGTTTGGTGACTGCTGCCAGCAGTGTTCGCAG TTTATCTCCGGACCTGCGATGTTTGCCGGTGATCACAAGTTTCATCCGGAATGCTTTCGCTGCGAATTGTGTAAAGTTTTCATCGGCGATAGGGAATCGTACGCGTTGCTGGAACGCTCGAAGCTGTACTG TGGGGTGTGTTACAAACATCAGCAGAAAACGCTGGAAGTGAATCACAATGAAGCAATAGTGTCACCTTCGAAGGAAAGACAGAAGAAACTACCGCATTCCATCCGGCTGGTTGAGATACCCTGGAGCGGCAATCGATCGGATCGTATTCGGCTGGCAACGGACGAGAAACTGTTCGGTGCGACCGGGAAGGGTGTTGCGAATGGATGCAAGAGCGTTAGGATATCAGA GGTATTCTGTACGGCGTACGGCCAGATAGGAAAGTACATATTCTCTTGTATTAACACCGCGTTGGATTCTTGCTGTGGTTTACTTCACTTTAg AGTAACGCTCAATCCCGATCTAATGCCACTCCGGGTCGGCGATAAGGTGCTGGAAGTGAACGGCACACCCGTCCGTGACGTGCCGCTGGAAAGCTTGCAAAATCTCATCGAAGCGTCGACGGGCAAAGCGCTCCAGCTAACGGTGGAACACGATCCGGACATTATCGAGCAGTCGATGGCCGATGTTAAGGGTGGCGAAGGAATACTATCAGCATCGTACGGTGGTGTATCGAAAGGTGCCTCAGACGCTGCCAACAATAATGAGGACGATGAAGGTACGCGAAGCCTATCGCCCAGCAAGCTGGAACGCATTTTCAAAAAGAAGGACGAGGGCTACATGAGTGGATCGTCGCGAAAGTTGCAGAAACGTTTGAAGGATGTCAATTGCAATACTG CTACCAACAGTTTAAAGGAGAAGGAACGCAGCTCAAGCATGTCCCGGTTGCTAGACGAACATCGCACCATGGCAACCGGTGGCGAATTTTACGACCTGTCACGCACTAAATCGTTTCGCGTTGAACCCAAAGCCGCACGCATCTTTCGTGCCTCCGATCTGGTGCAAGGGGAACTGTTGGGCAAAGGGTTCTTCGGACAAGTGTTCAAAGTGACGCATCGCGTTACCCAGGAAGTAATGGTGCTAAAAGAGCTGTACCGGGTCGACGAGGAAGCGCAAAAGAATTTTCTCAAAGAGGTCGCCGTGCTGCGGTCCCTGTCGCATCACAACGTGCTTCGCTTCATCGGTGTGCTGTACAAGGACAAAAAGCTGCATCTCGTGACGGAGTTCATACCCGGCGGTTCGTTGAAGGAGTTGATACACGATTCCGGCCAGCCGCTTAGCTGGGAGCAGCGAATATCGTTTGCGCGGGACATTTCGTGCGGCATGAGTTACCTACACTCGATGAACATTATCCATCGGGATCTGAACTCGCTTAACTGTTTGGTGCGTGAGAATGGGACGGTGATTGTGGCCGATTTCGGGCTGGCGCGGATTATCAAGCAACCGCTAATAAGTACCACTGCGTATGAAAAGTGTActgcaccaccgccaccgagcGGCAATGGGACGATTGGACGACGGGGGCGGCCACGTCGACAGCGGTACACGGTGGTGGGCAATCCGTACTGGATGGCGCCGGAAATGATGCGCGGCAACAAGTACGACGAGAAGGTGgatattttttcgtttggaATTATGCTGTGCGAGATTATTGGACGGGTGCAGGCCGATCCGGACTATCTGCCCCGGTTGCCCGATTTTGGGCTGAACGAGCAAGTGTTTCGGGAAAAGTTTTGCGGCCAGTGTCCGGAACCGTTCTACAAGATTGCCTTCCTGTGCTGTGATTTAAATCCGGACAAGCG GCCTCCATTCCATGTGCTGCAAGGTTGGCTAGAAACCATGGCAACCGTAGTAGCCCTCCAGCGACCCATTCCGGTAAGAATAATCGATGAAATCGAAAACTTTAAAGAGCTACAGAGTACGGAATCAAGTTTGTGCACCACTCCGGATGGGCTgtccacaccaccaccaccaccctcaTCAGCCGGTGGCTATAGCCTTAAGCCATCGCTTAGCCGAAAGCGCATTTGCGAGGGACAGGAAGACGATCATGCCGAACGGCAGCATAGAATGACCGATGTAcaaacgacgacgatgagCCTAGACGTGGTGGACGGTGTTTGTAATGTGCCTGTAGATAGTAGTAATGTTCGTGTGTCATGTGCCGGTGCTGCCGTGGTGCCGCCGGAAGCAGGAACCGATGCAACGGCTGccgtagcaacagcagcagggccAGGTTTCATTGTAGTGGATTTTAACGATATACCAAAGTCACCACACCTGGGGAAAGATTTCTCCGCCAACGGGGATCGCATACGGGACAGTATACGTGCGAAACGGCGCCAGCGCATGATGTTGAGTCGCGAAAATCAACGAAAGTCACTCGATTCCAGTTTACTAGCTGCACGGATCGGAGGTCCAGACCGGCTGACGGATATGAGCAACGCGATGGACGATGGGAGTGCATCGGAACCGATCAGTTTAATCATGACAAGTGAAATGATTGCAAAAGACGCCAGTGCAGTTGCTGCGGCTGCGAATGTGACAGAACGACCCTCCACGGAGCAGGTGCTTGCCTCGGTAAAGGACAGTCTGGAGCGTAACAAAGACGCCACCCGGGTTGACAGTCCCTTCCTGGATGGACAGTTGGTGCAGCAGAAAACGAAGCATTACGGTGAGAAAGGTTTCATCATACACGTCCAAAATGGGCACCTGACGCTGAACAATGTGCGCGATCTGGAGAACTGTTCGGACTTTGATTCGAGTTGCGATACCAGTTTGAACTACATGGAGGCAAACGGCAATCGGGTTGACGGTGATGCGTGTGAATCGATTCCACCGAAAGCTGCCGAACCTTTATGTCAGGCGCCGCTAGTTGATAAGCCTGCGACGGACCgtgagaaggaaatgttttcccCGGGCGAACGCAAAAAgtgtgaaaaagaaaatattgcgCTCGACGCTGAATCGAAACCGGTGGAGTCGAAAAAGAATTTCACTTCGCTCAAAGCTATCTCGCCGCTGGCCTCGATTCTGCCGGAAAGTAACAGCCCATCAGTAGGTGCACCGCTGGATGTGAGTGTGCTGGCGgccaaaaaggaggaaaaatcgaTTTCCTCGAGCGCTCAAAAAGCCGTCCAATATACGCGGAGGCTGTTCCGTGTTGCCGAACCTTCCGCGACTGCCGGTGTGCCATCCAGCTCAAAGCAAAGCAATGACATTCCTGCATCGATGCAGCGATCCAGTGTAACGGTGGGATCGAAACCGGGTGGTAAAGTATCTGTCCACGTGCGCACTACTTCATCGGAACGTTCGATCTTTTCTACCAAACAGAAAATATCTCCCACATCGGATCCGGAACCACAAACCGGGTTCGGTGGGACAAGTGGAACAGCAACCACGCTAGTAAATGACCTCGCATCGGTTGATCGGCCGGGGAAATCAAATACTGTTCGATCATCTGTCCAAACGATGGTACACTCGTACAAATCTAAACCAAACGAACCGGCGGATGGGGTGCATAAGGGACATACGGCGCGGTTAGCATCCGGGAAACGCACTAGCAGTGTTGTTGGCAAGTCGAGCAGCTCCAGTAGAGCGGATAGTGCCGTTTGTGTTGATGAGATGATCCGTTCCGCTGATAAACCTCCGATCAGTTGTACCGGTGGTGCGGGTGTGCATTCAGCCAGCTTGCTAAAGTTAACCAAGGGCCGTACGTATCGACCGGTAGAACGGATGACGGTGCATTACAACGAAATACGGGCCAACTCAGGCGCCAAGGAAAGGTACACATCGACACTGTCACCAACGGTCGGTAGCAGTGGAAGCAACTCACGCCCTGAGTCTCCTTCGCAACCAGGGCCAAACGGAGCCCGATCGCTTATTGGTGGTGTTAGTAATGGTAGTCGGAGCAATGGCATTCTTTCTCCTGCTAGCATTCGACGCCTCAATGCCCGGCTGCTGGAGGCACGTAAGGTAAATAACACTCTGGCGCAGGATCATCATCCGGCGGTGGGTGCGTTGAAGGGCAAAGGATGTATTGGTCCAATGCTTTCCCTGCAAGGTGCAACGAAAGGACCCGGAATGGCACGTAAAGTCCCATTATCTCCGTCTAGTCCCGTGCGAGGAACGGTGGTGCATGGTAGCTCCGTCGCTGGATGTGGTAGAGAGCGCAAGGTACTGTCACCGACTGCTCTGGTTAAGGTGCCCAAGTGA
- the LOC118505934 gene encoding LIM domain kinase 1 isoform X2: MGENGAKGKSGTTACASCYNAIEPERHVAAVGQLWHAECFRCSVCDARLSSWYFEKDGLLFCRDDHWSKFGDCCQQCSQFISGPAMFAGDHKFHPECFRCELCKVFIGDRESYALLERSKLYCGVCYKHQQKTLEVNHNEAIVSPSKERQKKLPHSIRLVEIPWSGNRSDRIRLATDEKLFGATGKGVANGCKSVRISEVTLNPDLMPLRVGDKVLEVNGTPVRDVPLESLQNLIEASTGKALQLTVEHDPDIIEQSMADVKGGEGILSASYGGVSKGASDAANNNEDDEGTRSLSPSKLERIFKKKDEGYMSGSSRKLQKRLKDVNCNTATNSLKEKERSSSMSRLLDEHRTMATGGEFYDLSRTKSFRVEPKAARIFRASDLVQGELLGKGFFGQVFKVTHRVTQEVMVLKELYRVDEEAQKNFLKEVAVLRSLSHHNVLRFIGVLYKDKKLHLVTEFIPGGSLKELIHDSGQPLSWEQRISFARDISCGMSYLHSMNIIHRDLNSLNCLVRENGTVIVADFGLARIIKQPLISTTAYEKCTAPPPPSGNGTIGRRGRPRRQRYTVVGNPYWMAPEMMRGNKYDEKVDIFSFGIMLCEIIGRVQADPDYLPRLPDFGLNEQVFREKFCGQCPEPFYKIAFLCCDLNPDKRPPFHVLQGWLETMATVVALQRPIPVRIIDEIENFKELQSTESSLCTTPDGLSTPPPPPSSAGGYSLKPSLSRKRICEGQEDDHAERQHRMTDVQTTTMSLDVVDGVCNVPVDSSNVRVSCAGAAVVPPEAGTDATAAVATAAGPGFIVVDFNDIPKSPHLGKDFSANGDRIRDSIRAKRRQRMMLSRENQRKSLDSSLLAARIGGPDRLTDMSNAMDDGSASEPISLIMTSEMIAKDASAVAAAANVTERPSTEQVLASVKDSLERNKDATRVDSPFLDGQLVQQKTKHYGEKGFIIHVQNGHLTLNNVRDLENCSDFDSSCDTSLNYMEANGNRVDGDACESIPPKAAEPLCQAPLVDKPATDREKEMFSPGERKKCEKENIALDAESKPVESKKNFTSLKAISPLASILPESNSPSVGAPLDVSVLAAKKEEKSISSSAQKAVQYTRRLFRVAEPSATAGVPSSSKQSNDIPASMQRSSVTVGSKPGGKVSVHVRTTSSERSIFSTKQKISPTSDPEPQTGFGGTSGTATTLVNDLASVDRPGKSNTVRSSVQTMVHSYKSKPNEPADGVHKGHTARLASGKRTSSVVGKSSSSSRADSAVCVDEMIRSADKPPISCTGGAGVHSASLLKLTKGRTYRPVERMTVHYNEIRANSGAKERYTSTLSPTVGSSGSNSRPESPSQPGPNGARSLIGGVSNGSRSNGILSPASIRRLNARLLEARKVNNTLAQDHHPAVGALKGKGCIGPMLSLQGATKGPGMARKVPLSPSSPVRGTVVHGSSVAGCGRERKVLSPTALVKVPK; the protein is encoded by the exons atGGGCGAAAACGGGGCAAaag GGAAATCAGGCACTACTGCATGTGCTAGCTGCTATAACGCGATAGAACCGGAACGACATGTGGCAGCCGTTGGTCAGCTGTGGCACGCGGAATGCTTTAG GTGTTCGGTTTGCGATGCACGACTGTCGAGTTGGTATTTCGAGAAGGATGGTCTACTGTTCTGCCGGGATGATCATTGGTCAAAGTTTGGTGACTGCTGCCAGCAGTGTTCGCAG TTTATCTCCGGACCTGCGATGTTTGCCGGTGATCACAAGTTTCATCCGGAATGCTTTCGCTGCGAATTGTGTAAAGTTTTCATCGGCGATAGGGAATCGTACGCGTTGCTGGAACGCTCGAAGCTGTACTG TGGGGTGTGTTACAAACATCAGCAGAAAACGCTGGAAGTGAATCACAATGAAGCAATAGTGTCACCTTCGAAGGAAAGACAGAAGAAACTACCGCATTCCATCCGGCTGGTTGAGATACCCTGGAGCGGCAATCGATCGGATCGTATTCGGCTGGCAACGGACGAGAAACTGTTCGGTGCGACCGGGAAGGGTGTTGCGAATGGATGCAAGAGCGTTAGGATATCAGA AGTAACGCTCAATCCCGATCTAATGCCACTCCGGGTCGGCGATAAGGTGCTGGAAGTGAACGGCACACCCGTCCGTGACGTGCCGCTGGAAAGCTTGCAAAATCTCATCGAAGCGTCGACGGGCAAAGCGCTCCAGCTAACGGTGGAACACGATCCGGACATTATCGAGCAGTCGATGGCCGATGTTAAGGGTGGCGAAGGAATACTATCAGCATCGTACGGTGGTGTATCGAAAGGTGCCTCAGACGCTGCCAACAATAATGAGGACGATGAAGGTACGCGAAGCCTATCGCCCAGCAAGCTGGAACGCATTTTCAAAAAGAAGGACGAGGGCTACATGAGTGGATCGTCGCGAAAGTTGCAGAAACGTTTGAAGGATGTCAATTGCAATACTG CTACCAACAGTTTAAAGGAGAAGGAACGCAGCTCAAGCATGTCCCGGTTGCTAGACGAACATCGCACCATGGCAACCGGTGGCGAATTTTACGACCTGTCACGCACTAAATCGTTTCGCGTTGAACCCAAAGCCGCACGCATCTTTCGTGCCTCCGATCTGGTGCAAGGGGAACTGTTGGGCAAAGGGTTCTTCGGACAAGTGTTCAAAGTGACGCATCGCGTTACCCAGGAAGTAATGGTGCTAAAAGAGCTGTACCGGGTCGACGAGGAAGCGCAAAAGAATTTTCTCAAAGAGGTCGCCGTGCTGCGGTCCCTGTCGCATCACAACGTGCTTCGCTTCATCGGTGTGCTGTACAAGGACAAAAAGCTGCATCTCGTGACGGAGTTCATACCCGGCGGTTCGTTGAAGGAGTTGATACACGATTCCGGCCAGCCGCTTAGCTGGGAGCAGCGAATATCGTTTGCGCGGGACATTTCGTGCGGCATGAGTTACCTACACTCGATGAACATTATCCATCGGGATCTGAACTCGCTTAACTGTTTGGTGCGTGAGAATGGGACGGTGATTGTGGCCGATTTCGGGCTGGCGCGGATTATCAAGCAACCGCTAATAAGTACCACTGCGTATGAAAAGTGTActgcaccaccgccaccgagcGGCAATGGGACGATTGGACGACGGGGGCGGCCACGTCGACAGCGGTACACGGTGGTGGGCAATCCGTACTGGATGGCGCCGGAAATGATGCGCGGCAACAAGTACGACGAGAAGGTGgatattttttcgtttggaATTATGCTGTGCGAGATTATTGGACGGGTGCAGGCCGATCCGGACTATCTGCCCCGGTTGCCCGATTTTGGGCTGAACGAGCAAGTGTTTCGGGAAAAGTTTTGCGGCCAGTGTCCGGAACCGTTCTACAAGATTGCCTTCCTGTGCTGTGATTTAAATCCGGACAAGCG GCCTCCATTCCATGTGCTGCAAGGTTGGCTAGAAACCATGGCAACCGTAGTAGCCCTCCAGCGACCCATTCCGGTAAGAATAATCGATGAAATCGAAAACTTTAAAGAGCTACAGAGTACGGAATCAAGTTTGTGCACCACTCCGGATGGGCTgtccacaccaccaccaccaccctcaTCAGCCGGTGGCTATAGCCTTAAGCCATCGCTTAGCCGAAAGCGCATTTGCGAGGGACAGGAAGACGATCATGCCGAACGGCAGCATAGAATGACCGATGTAcaaacgacgacgatgagCCTAGACGTGGTGGACGGTGTTTGTAATGTGCCTGTAGATAGTAGTAATGTTCGTGTGTCATGTGCCGGTGCTGCCGTGGTGCCGCCGGAAGCAGGAACCGATGCAACGGCTGccgtagcaacagcagcagggccAGGTTTCATTGTAGTGGATTTTAACGATATACCAAAGTCACCACACCTGGGGAAAGATTTCTCCGCCAACGGGGATCGCATACGGGACAGTATACGTGCGAAACGGCGCCAGCGCATGATGTTGAGTCGCGAAAATCAACGAAAGTCACTCGATTCCAGTTTACTAGCTGCACGGATCGGAGGTCCAGACCGGCTGACGGATATGAGCAACGCGATGGACGATGGGAGTGCATCGGAACCGATCAGTTTAATCATGACAAGTGAAATGATTGCAAAAGACGCCAGTGCAGTTGCTGCGGCTGCGAATGTGACAGAACGACCCTCCACGGAGCAGGTGCTTGCCTCGGTAAAGGACAGTCTGGAGCGTAACAAAGACGCCACCCGGGTTGACAGTCCCTTCCTGGATGGACAGTTGGTGCAGCAGAAAACGAAGCATTACGGTGAGAAAGGTTTCATCATACACGTCCAAAATGGGCACCTGACGCTGAACAATGTGCGCGATCTGGAGAACTGTTCGGACTTTGATTCGAGTTGCGATACCAGTTTGAACTACATGGAGGCAAACGGCAATCGGGTTGACGGTGATGCGTGTGAATCGATTCCACCGAAAGCTGCCGAACCTTTATGTCAGGCGCCGCTAGTTGATAAGCCTGCGACGGACCgtgagaaggaaatgttttcccCGGGCGAACGCAAAAAgtgtgaaaaagaaaatattgcgCTCGACGCTGAATCGAAACCGGTGGAGTCGAAAAAGAATTTCACTTCGCTCAAAGCTATCTCGCCGCTGGCCTCGATTCTGCCGGAAAGTAACAGCCCATCAGTAGGTGCACCGCTGGATGTGAGTGTGCTGGCGgccaaaaaggaggaaaaatcgaTTTCCTCGAGCGCTCAAAAAGCCGTCCAATATACGCGGAGGCTGTTCCGTGTTGCCGAACCTTCCGCGACTGCCGGTGTGCCATCCAGCTCAAAGCAAAGCAATGACATTCCTGCATCGATGCAGCGATCCAGTGTAACGGTGGGATCGAAACCGGGTGGTAAAGTATCTGTCCACGTGCGCACTACTTCATCGGAACGTTCGATCTTTTCTACCAAACAGAAAATATCTCCCACATCGGATCCGGAACCACAAACCGGGTTCGGTGGGACAAGTGGAACAGCAACCACGCTAGTAAATGACCTCGCATCGGTTGATCGGCCGGGGAAATCAAATACTGTTCGATCATCTGTCCAAACGATGGTACACTCGTACAAATCTAAACCAAACGAACCGGCGGATGGGGTGCATAAGGGACATACGGCGCGGTTAGCATCCGGGAAACGCACTAGCAGTGTTGTTGGCAAGTCGAGCAGCTCCAGTAGAGCGGATAGTGCCGTTTGTGTTGATGAGATGATCCGTTCCGCTGATAAACCTCCGATCAGTTGTACCGGTGGTGCGGGTGTGCATTCAGCCAGCTTGCTAAAGTTAACCAAGGGCCGTACGTATCGACCGGTAGAACGGATGACGGTGCATTACAACGAAATACGGGCCAACTCAGGCGCCAAGGAAAGGTACACATCGACACTGTCACCAACGGTCGGTAGCAGTGGAAGCAACTCACGCCCTGAGTCTCCTTCGCAACCAGGGCCAAACGGAGCCCGATCGCTTATTGGTGGTGTTAGTAATGGTAGTCGGAGCAATGGCATTCTTTCTCCTGCTAGCATTCGACGCCTCAATGCCCGGCTGCTGGAGGCACGTAAGGTAAATAACACTCTGGCGCAGGATCATCATCCGGCGGTGGGTGCGTTGAAGGGCAAAGGATGTATTGGTCCAATGCTTTCCCTGCAAGGTGCAACGAAAGGACCCGGAATGGCACGTAAAGTCCCATTATCTCCGTCTAGTCCCGTGCGAGGAACGGTGGTGCATGGTAGCTCCGTCGCTGGATGTGGTAGAGAGCGCAAGGTACTGTCACCGACTGCTCTGGTTAAGGTGCCCAAGTGA